Genomic segment of Osmia bicornis bicornis chromosome 2, iOsmBic2.1, whole genome shotgun sequence:
TTTGATGGTCAACCACCAGTGTGCAGACCTCCGCTGCTTGAAACGAGACCACCGTTTCTCCTTGGAGTACCAAGCAACATGCAGAATCAACAGATTATTTATCAACAACAAAATTCTCAAGTACAACCTTTCCAGCATTATTCTACAAATGGTCCACTTCCACCAGGTCCGACACATTTTCTAGACAACAGACCACAATTGAATCCTAATCAATTTCAAGGTCAAGTAGGAGGTCCTAGAGTAATTGGGCCGAGGATAGATTATGGGCACCGTGGTGGGTTGGCAGGACCAGGACCAGGAGCATCGTACAATCATCCTCCTAATCAACCACCATACGTCCAAATTCAACCGGGACCGTTTCAAAACTCCGGCGTGCTTATGCAAGACAACCAGCAACGATTGATGCAAAATAATCAAGGTCCGGTGTTGCAAGGAAATGCTGGAGGATCGCTTCTTGGAAATCTGAATTCAGTGGTACCACCTGGAACATCGGCGCCGTTGTTACAAGCTGGAAATCAGCCATTACCTATGCAAGGCTTTCCACGGCAAACATCTTCCCAGGGGCCACCGCTTATCAATCATCCAAACGTGCAAATACCCAATCAATCACCATTCGAAAATAGACCACCTTTTCAAGAGCCTCCGTTTGAAAATCGTCCTGTATACGATTCGAGGTCCGGCTATTCCGATCAAGTACCTACCAGCCAATTTAATACTAATACGTTACCTGTACCGCAACAGTCCACTTCCAATGTACCCAATGTACCTTTACCTCCAGGGCACAAGATTTTAATCAATCCTCACTTTCGAGGATCTGTTCAATCAACGAACGATGGTAAGTGCTTTAAAAAACTTCTATCTAGAAAATCATTTAATTCGTTGCTCATTTCACTCACGGTATTCTCTTCTAAATTCTGAACAGCAAGACTCATATGGGATTCCAcccagcaacagcaacaacaaccaTCTTTGTCGTCTCAAATTCCTGGTAGTCAGTTTTCCCAGTCTGCTATCTCTTATCAAAATCAAAGTTCGTATAATCAAACACAACAAGGCTCGTCGCATTACCAACAAAATTATCAACAAAATAAGAGCGATGTAAGTATTTCGAGACCCGTGTGTTTCCCAACGTTTTGGATAACACtctgtaatttattttacgtAGGACCCGTATGCATACTTTTCGGATGTATGGCAGGAAAACAAACCTCAGAAAAGTCAGAGTTCAGCACCGAGTAAGCAGTATCCTTCGGATAGTAATTACCCACGGGAAAGTAGCTATGAATACAGCTCAAAGTATAAATCAGATCAGTGGGATCAGAAGGACAGTTACCAAGATGTAAGTAAAGTAGAAATTAGTATAGAGGAATTTTAGTTGAAACATTTATTACGCACTAGGATCATAGAGGAGTTCATCAAAGTTATCGTGATCGAGATTTGTCATCGAAAACCAGGAGCGATCATGTTTCAAGAAGCAGAGCACCTTCGTCAAACTCATACCGTGATAATTACGACCAAAATCATGTACAGAAATCAAATAACAGATCTGCAAATCCATCGATAAGACCTAGATTACCACAGAAAAGAATTCCCGACTCGTCGGATAGACCTTTACGAGATTTAAGCCCAAAGCGAATAAAACCTAGCAACAGAAATCTTCAAGAAGTACGAACGGTGGATACGTTGAATACTGTGggcaatgaaaaaaaagtatgCACTTTCGtatgtataattttgtttcttttagtATGATATACAGTTTTTctatataaatcattttagGACGAAGATAATGACCCGGAAATGCAGGagtatagaaaaaaaatggaagaacAAAAGCGGCTCAGAGAAAAGATTTTACGTGAGAAGGAAAATAGGCGAAAAATGGCCGCAATGGAGAAACAAAATGAAGAGGCAAAAATCGACAGTAGTACGCGTATGTATTATCTTCCCATAAGCTgcaaaaacaaataataatactcAGAAATGTACTTACTTGTACGTGCGTATTGCATTTTCTAGCAGGTGAAAATACGCAGGATACAAAATCTACGTCGACGCTTATGGGAGTTGTAAAAGATGCTTCCGTAAATAAAGGACACACCGGTGTTGGAAGAGGACGTGGTCGTCCTATGAATACACAAACTACAGAGGTACAACACTAAAATAGTcacttcttttttcaattgttaGCTACGTATGAAATTTGAAACGAGTGtcttttttaaacatttattctTATAGAAATAGCTAATAGTGTACGCAGTCTCCATTTTTTGGGAGACAATTACAAGCAGTCTCTGCTTAATGCATGAATCAAGTAAAACGTGTTCACGtagtaaaaattttatttgtacatAATACGCGGAAATGGTATTCGTTTTTTGAATATATTGTACATAAATCTTAATATagtgtacatatgtatttgACGTATGTGCACACACAGGCGCATGtatataaaaacaaattattttggTAATTACCAACTTCAAAGTTCTTTTTGTTGAATAGCAGAATGCGTTGTTGCATTTTCTAGCCACTAGGAAAAAAGGGTAAATCATTcttaagtatttattattgttcaAATGACAGCatacaaattttaaacaaaatattaataaataaaatatgtgtatatatatatttgtatatatatacatacacatcTATTAGATTtttctgtatattttttacACATGTTTCAataaactatatatttttaaatactttttgTTCCTTTTCATTTCCTCCAAGTTTTGagttatttcttttctttatattttatatcatcaTTTCTTGTTCATTGTGTGTTGCTAACATTTATTCATGTAGTATAGCGTTTaaaacaaatgtttatttaatcgatcaattcttttattaattaatataaatttatatcgAACCATATTTAAGTATTTTTGTGTgtaaattcattaattatgtTTTTCTGTTTAACGAGATTCAGTAATTTAACACATACATCTtgattatttttgttataGGCTATGGAGAAACCATCGTGCATACGAATCGTTCGAACAGTACAAACTGTACAATCCAACGATTCTGTCGATTCTGCAAAAGACAGTAACGCAGGACACACGATTAACCAAGCCGGTGAACATGCAAAAGTCTTGAATTCTCAGACTGGAGCTAGAAGAATCGTAATCCAAAAATCCTTATCAAATACACAAAAAGTTGCTACTAGCATACAGAAAACGGTATCAAATCTGCAAAAGGGTCAACCGCCGGTACAAAAAGTAATTAATACTATCCAAGGTGGAGTTCAAAAAGTTGGACAAAGTCAGTCTGAtgtgttaaaaaaaataacgaaTACCGGACAAAGAATTGGAGGTAATCCGCAAAGAATTGTTAAACAAAAGTCACCAGGAAATCTGcagaaaaatgtaattaacgTACAAGAAGTAACAAATGCTAATGCGCAAAAAGTTTTTGTTAATACACACAATAATCAAAGAGTTGTACTTCAAAAAGCGTCGAttcaacaaaaaaaagtaccagaaataaaaacaaatac
This window contains:
- the LOC114880781 gene encoding RNA-binding protein 33-like — its product is MSEHDETILDEDLGDEEYNLGNDEEEALLADDYELDRQNSYKGEEETDDVLDLGVTDGLDDLDGEDENIEFSRSKTDRRDDNDFYEDGDQLEIQSKYYEQDELNEYKSEQTRQHDEHSAIDSVNTSSNIGKGDLREKLQKNAKIYSGNGQGLEDDECEEAKERRNRFQNERTIVSPKMNNNIPETLENVVTAERSFRGRGRGRSTRGSRGGRFNIQNTGNFNPRFNNARSTNFDGQPPVCRPPLLETRPPFLLGVPSNMQNQQIIYQQQNSQVQPFQHYSTNGPLPPGPTHFLDNRPQLNPNQFQGQVGGPRVIGPRIDYGHRGGLAGPGPGASYNHPPNQPPYVQIQPGPFQNSGVLMQDNQQRLMQNNQGPVLQGNAGGSLLGNLNSVVPPGTSAPLLQAGNQPLPMQGFPRQTSSQGPPLINHPNVQIPNQSPFENRPPFQEPPFENRPVYDSRSGYSDQVPTSQFNTNTLPVPQQSTSNVPNVPLPPGHKILINPHFRGSVQSTNDARLIWDSTQQQQQQPSLSSQIPGSQFSQSAISYQNQSSYNQTQQGSSHYQQNYQQNKSDDPYAYFSDVWQENKPQKSQSSAPSKQYPSDSNYPRESSYEYSSKYKSDQWDQKDSYQDDHRGVHQSYRDRDLSSKTRSDHVSRSRAPSSNSYRDNYDQNHVQKSNNRSANPSIRPRLPQKRIPDSSDRPLRDLSPKRIKPSNRNLQEVRTVDTLNTVGNEKKDEDNDPEMQEYRKKMEEQKRLREKILREKENRRKMAAMEKQNEEAKIDSSTPGENTQDTKSTSTLMGVVKDASVNKGHTGVGRGRGRPMNTQTTEAMEKPSCIRIVRTVQTVQSNDSVDSAKDSNAGHTINQAGEHAKVLNSQTGARRIVIQKSLSNTQKVATSIQKTVSNLQKGQPPVQKVINTIQGGVQKVGQSQSDVLKKITNTGQRIGGNPQRIVKQKSPGNLQKNVINVQEVTNANAQKVFVNTHNNQRVVLQKASIQQKKVPEIKTNTVRVENLAASTSEAQIRRMCQSIGTIESIQMGERSATIVFKTQSAAMVFHKKYQRKMLDLSLITVRLVSQSSGIKTTTGVAKVS